A window from Staphylococcus succinus encodes these proteins:
- the larE gene encoding ATP-dependent sacrificial sulfur transferase LarE, translating into MLTKIMNKEQQLETILSDMERVIVAFSGGVDSSLVLKKAIDVLGTDNVKAVIVKSELFRNEEFEQAYRLAENLNAHVTETEIEELKNPYIIENTPESWYYSKRLLYTQLENIRVANHFNYVLDGMIMDDLDDFRPGLKARTEFNVRSVLQESNLYKSEVRAISKSNGLPVWNKPALCSLASRIPYGETLTFAKVNKVNEAEKFILNLGVDNVRVRYHHNIARIEVPENDISTIIQLRTQITQRLKALGFDYVTIDMEGYRTGSMNEVIQTHNEI; encoded by the coding sequence ATGTTAACTAAAATAATGAATAAAGAACAACAATTGGAAACTATCTTAAGTGACATGGAACGTGTCATTGTTGCTTTTTCTGGCGGTGTCGATAGTAGCCTTGTACTAAAAAAAGCCATCGACGTTTTAGGCACTGATAATGTTAAAGCGGTTATAGTAAAATCTGAACTTTTTAGAAATGAAGAATTTGAACAAGCCTATCGCTTAGCGGAAAATTTAAATGCGCATGTTACTGAAACTGAAATAGAAGAGTTAAAAAACCCTTATATTATTGAAAACACTCCGGAAAGTTGGTATTACAGCAAACGCTTATTGTATACACAACTTGAAAATATCAGAGTAGCTAATCACTTTAATTATGTGTTAGACGGTATGATTATGGATGACTTAGATGATTTCAGACCTGGTTTAAAAGCTAGAACTGAATTCAACGTTAGAAGTGTATTACAAGAATCTAACTTATATAAATCAGAAGTAAGAGCAATCAGCAAATCTAATGGCCTCCCAGTATGGAATAAACCGGCCTTATGTAGTTTAGCTTCCCGTATCCCATATGGAGAAACTTTAACTTTTGCTAAAGTAAATAAAGTGAATGAAGCCGAGAAATTCATTTTAAATTTAGGCGTAGATAATGTAAGAGTGCGTTATCATCATAATATTGCCAGAATCGAAGTGCCTGAAAATGATATTTCTACAATTATCCAACTTCGAACACAAATCACACAACGTTTAAAAGCGCTTGGTTTTGATTATGTGACGATAGACATGGAAGGCTATCGCACAGGTAGTATGAACGAAGTTATTCAAACGCACAATGAAATATAA
- a CDS encoding amino acid permease — protein sequence MKTELKRELTSRQIQMIALGGTIGVGLFMGASSTIKWTGPSVILSYLIAGVFVFLIMRALGEMVYTYPDTGSFAKFASDYIHPSIGYITASSSIFNWIVVGMSEVIAVGSYMKFWWPDLPGWVPGLIVVLLLLTANLASVKWFGEFEFWFALIKVITIILMIIAGLGIVFFGIGNGFHPIGLSNLWSHGGFFTNGFTGFFFSLSIIFGSYIGIELIGTTAGEAKNPQKTVVKSINGVIWRILIFYIGSIFIIVTVYPWNAISELGSPFVATFTKVGITSAATIINFVVITAAMSGCNSGIFSTSRMLYTLSKQNHAPKIFQKTNANGVPYYSVIAVCVGILGGVLLNILLPLILGKGTNIFVYVFSAGVFPGMVPWFAILISHLYFRKKEKIKNHPFKMPFAPYSNIITFIMLIAVVIGMIFNSETRISVIIGIAFVAFNTLYILISTKMSSKNKNDAELFTENLE from the coding sequence ATGAAGACCGAATTAAAAAGAGAATTAACTTCTAGACAAATACAGATGATTGCACTTGGAGGAACTATTGGCGTTGGATTATTTATGGGGGCATCTAGTACGATTAAATGGACAGGCCCTTCAGTCATACTTTCCTATTTGATTGCAGGTGTATTTGTTTTTCTAATTATGAGAGCATTAGGCGAAATGGTATATACATATCCCGATACTGGTTCATTTGCTAAGTTTGCCAGCGATTATATTCACCCTTCTATTGGTTACATAACAGCAAGTAGTAGTATATTTAATTGGATTGTCGTAGGCATGAGTGAGGTCATAGCTGTTGGCTCTTACATGAAGTTTTGGTGGCCAGATTTACCTGGCTGGGTCCCAGGACTGATTGTTGTCCTTTTACTATTAACTGCCAATTTGGCTTCAGTAAAATGGTTTGGTGAATTTGAATTTTGGTTTGCATTAATCAAAGTGATAACTATTATTTTAATGATTATTGCTGGATTGGGTATTGTATTCTTTGGAATTGGCAATGGTTTCCATCCAATAGGTCTATCCAATTTATGGAGTCATGGCGGATTCTTTACAAATGGATTTACTGGCTTTTTCTTTTCACTATCTATTATATTTGGATCTTATATCGGTATTGAGTTAATAGGAACGACTGCCGGAGAGGCTAAAAACCCACAAAAAACAGTCGTCAAATCTATCAATGGTGTAATATGGAGAATTCTTATATTTTATATTGGATCTATATTTATTATCGTAACTGTTTATCCATGGAATGCTATTAGTGAACTGGGTTCACCTTTTGTAGCTACTTTTACAAAAGTTGGTATTACTTCAGCTGCTACGATTATAAACTTTGTGGTCATCACTGCAGCTATGTCTGGTTGTAACTCAGGTATATTTAGTACGAGTAGAATGTTATATACTTTATCTAAACAAAATCACGCACCTAAAATATTTCAAAAAACAAATGCTAACGGCGTTCCTTATTATTCAGTCATCGCAGTTTGTGTTGGTATTTTGGGTGGCGTATTACTCAACATTCTTTTACCGCTTATTTTAGGTAAAGGTACTAATATATTTGTCTATGTCTTTAGTGCTGGTGTGTTCCCTGGTATGGTGCCTTGGTTTGCTATATTAATTAGTCATTTATATTTCAGAAAGAAAGAAAAAATTAAGAATCATCCATTTAAAATGCCTTTTGCACCTTATTCAAATATCATCACCTTTATTATGCTCATTGCAGTTGTTATAGGTATGATTTTTAACAGTGAAACGCGGATCTCCGTTATCATTGGTATCGCATTTGTAGCATTCAATACGCTTTATATTTTAATAAGCACAAAAATGTCATCAAAAAATAAAAATGATGCTGAACTCTTTACTGAAAACCTAGAGTAA
- a CDS encoding 2-keto-3-deoxygluconate permease: MRIKDTIEKIPGGLMVVPLLLGATINTIDQLHLPIIMNTLKFLGAPETENGNYEMLQIGGFSQELFKDSSLVLIALFIFCVGSQMNLKIGGKALKKGILLTSTKYFSGLGVGLLLGSIFDPWSGLFGLSTIAIIAAMTNSNSGVYAALTSSYGNRSDIGGLSILAINDGPLLTLISLGFIGTSFPIISFISVLLPLSIGMILGNLDSKISDFLRPGESILIPFFAFSLGAGMNLAEFFNFSVLSGGLTLAVLTFIGTAITGILAFKLFKEKSVIAPISEASTAGNAVSTPAAVVAAASTALANGNLSHSEFQMIEKVAPIATAQISVSSITTAILCPIGVILIDKYQKNKGIIGTEEHFKKTKPKFYKLKQVTASRYQYRN, translated from the coding sequence ATGAGAATCAAAGATACAATAGAAAAAATACCTGGGGGATTAATGGTTGTTCCATTACTATTAGGAGCTACTATCAATACAATTGATCAATTACATTTACCTATTATTATGAATACATTAAAATTTTTAGGCGCACCTGAAACAGAAAATGGCAATTATGAAATGTTGCAAATTGGTGGATTTTCCCAAGAACTATTTAAAGATAGTTCTTTAGTACTCATTGCGCTCTTTATCTTCTGCGTAGGGAGCCAAATGAACTTAAAAATCGGTGGTAAAGCTTTAAAAAAGGGTATATTACTTACATCTACGAAATATTTTTCTGGATTAGGTGTCGGTCTATTGCTCGGTAGTATATTTGATCCATGGTCAGGCTTGTTTGGATTATCTACTATAGCTATCATCGCTGCAATGACTAATAGTAATAGCGGTGTGTATGCAGCTTTGACTAGTTCATATGGAAACCGTTCGGATATAGGTGGATTATCTATACTAGCAATAAATGACGGCCCATTACTGACGTTAATATCTTTAGGCTTTATAGGTACAAGTTTCCCGATAATTTCATTTATTTCAGTCCTACTTCCACTGAGTATAGGTATGATTTTAGGTAATTTAGATTCTAAGATTTCGGATTTTTTAAGACCTGGGGAATCTATACTCATACCTTTTTTTGCTTTTTCACTAGGAGCAGGCATGAATTTAGCTGAATTCTTTAATTTTTCTGTGCTATCTGGTGGTTTAACTTTAGCAGTTTTAACATTTATTGGTACTGCAATTACAGGTATTTTAGCATTCAAATTATTTAAAGAAAAAAGCGTCATCGCTCCGATTTCAGAAGCATCTACGGCAGGTAATGCAGTCTCTACACCTGCAGCTGTTGTAGCTGCAGCTTCAACAGCTTTAGCTAATGGTAATTTAAGTCATAGTGAATTTCAAATGATAGAAAAAGTAGCCCCCATCGCTACAGCACAAATTTCAGTTTCTTCTATTACAACAGCGATACTATGTCCAATTGGCGTCATTTTAATAGATAAATATCAAAAAAACAAAGGAATTATTGGTACAGAAGAACATTTTAAAAAAACTAAACCAAAATTTTATAAATTAAAACAGGTAACTGCATCTCGATATCAGTACCGAAATTAA
- the larC gene encoding nickel pincer cofactor biosynthesis protein LarC encodes MTKTIYLDCHAGIAGDMLLSALVDLGADTNYIEQQLQQLPLSNFKLNFSIQNKQGIQATTLSIDFEEGHHHRKASDIFKIIKQSSLPKRVKQRSLDIFEIIAQAEAKIHGMPIEDVHFHEVGAMDSIIDIIGGCLALESLDIDKIYASPIPTGNGKINIAHGIYPVPAPATAEILKGIPLASFDVNSELTTPTGAGFIKALVSDVCALPAITMEHIGYGGGTKDFDFPNVLRVIQYTEPKSTPTQVQVLECQIDDMTPEMLGFFIEQVIDDGALDAYYTPVTMKKSRPAIQLTVLCSVENAQHFENYILRHTTSLGLRSFAVHRKILQRQFQKIHTKYGEISVKLGIFQDQIIKAKPEFEDVKNAALQSDESFSNVYNHIQNEIKNHIMTN; translated from the coding sequence ATGACAAAAACTATTTATCTTGATTGTCACGCGGGTATCGCCGGTGACATGCTATTATCTGCTTTAGTTGATTTAGGTGCAGATACAAATTATATTGAACAACAATTGCAACAATTACCTTTGAGTAATTTTAAACTTAATTTTTCAATTCAAAATAAACAAGGTATACAAGCAACAACTTTATCCATTGATTTTGAGGAAGGACATCACCATCGTAAAGCTTCAGATATCTTTAAAATCATTAAACAAAGCTCCTTACCTAAACGTGTTAAACAAAGAAGTTTAGATATCTTTGAAATCATCGCACAAGCAGAGGCTAAGATTCACGGTATGCCTATAGAAGATGTGCACTTTCATGAAGTTGGTGCCATGGATTCGATTATCGATATTATCGGGGGATGCCTTGCACTTGAATCTTTAGATATCGATAAAATATATGCATCCCCCATCCCTACTGGTAACGGAAAAATCAATATCGCCCATGGTATATATCCTGTCCCTGCACCAGCTACTGCTGAAATACTTAAAGGTATTCCACTTGCTTCATTTGATGTTAATAGCGAACTTACAACACCAACTGGAGCGGGGTTTATTAAAGCTTTGGTTTCCGATGTTTGCGCTTTACCTGCTATCACTATGGAACATATTGGCTATGGAGGGGGTACAAAGGACTTTGATTTTCCCAATGTCTTACGTGTAATACAATATACTGAACCTAAAAGTACTCCCACACAAGTTCAAGTACTTGAGTGCCAAATCGATGACATGACACCAGAAATGCTAGGTTTTTTTATTGAACAAGTCATAGATGATGGTGCATTAGATGCTTACTACACACCCGTTACTATGAAAAAAAGTAGACCTGCTATACAACTTACCGTCTTATGTAGTGTTGAAAATGCGCAACACTTCGAAAACTATATACTGAGACACACCACTTCTTTAGGCTTGAGAAGTTTCGCAGTTCATCGCAAAATTCTGCAGCGTCAATTCCAAAAGATACATACTAAGTATGGTGAAATTTCAGTGAAATTAGGCATATTTCAAGATCAAATCATTAAAGCAAAACCTGAATTTGAAGATGTAAAAAATGCAGCGCTCCAGTCTGACGAATCATTTTCAAATGTATACAATCATATACAAAATGAAATTAAAAATCATATTATGACTAATTAA
- the larA gene encoding nickel-dependent lactate racemase: MKTNILYGQSEIELDLPEHSILIEPQNIAALDDDIGAIKSSLQHPIGTKPLQEMVRSDQTVSIVISDITRPTPNHILVPLLIETLSHVPIENFVIINGTGTHRDQTRDELIQMLGEDIVNKVKIVHNHCNDKAALKKVGHSRYGCDVYLNKEYVESDFKIVTGFIEPHFFAGFSGGPKGIMPGIAGIETIMTFHNAKMIGDIRSTWGNMYDNPVQNMTREINAMCKPDFMLNVTLNKEKNITAVFSGELYQAHDKGCEYAKAHAMFKCEKRFDVVIASNSGYPLDQNLYQTVKGMSAAHKVVKKGGSIIMFSECIDGYPDHGNFAEILKMADSPQKLLDMINDPKFGMLDQWQVQKQASIQNFADVYLYSTLSDQQARDAMIHPIHNIADTLEDLEHKYGQDMSIGVMPLGPLTIPYVES; this comes from the coding sequence TTGAAAACAAATATATTATATGGTCAATCTGAAATTGAATTAGATTTACCTGAACACAGCATACTAATTGAACCCCAAAATATAGCAGCACTTGACGATGATATTGGAGCAATTAAATCATCTTTACAACACCCTATTGGCACTAAACCTTTACAAGAAATGGTTCGATCTGATCAAACTGTATCAATTGTGATAAGCGATATTACTCGTCCTACACCTAATCACATTTTAGTACCTTTACTCATAGAAACACTGAGCCATGTACCTATAGAAAATTTTGTCATTATTAATGGAACTGGTACACATCGTGATCAAACACGAGATGAACTCATTCAAATGCTTGGCGAAGATATCGTTAATAAAGTTAAGATTGTCCATAACCACTGTAATGATAAAGCTGCTTTGAAAAAAGTCGGTCATAGTCGATATGGTTGTGACGTTTATTTAAATAAAGAATATGTAGAATCTGATTTTAAGATTGTCACTGGTTTTATTGAGCCTCATTTCTTTGCTGGATTTTCAGGTGGCCCTAAAGGCATCATGCCAGGAATTGCTGGTATCGAAACAATTATGACTTTTCATAATGCTAAGATGATTGGTGATATACGTTCTACTTGGGGCAATATGTATGACAATCCCGTACAAAATATGACCCGGGAAATAAATGCTATGTGTAAACCGGACTTTATGCTTAACGTTACATTAAATAAGGAAAAGAATATTACTGCAGTATTTTCTGGAGAGTTATATCAAGCACATGATAAAGGCTGTGAATATGCTAAAGCACATGCAATGTTCAAGTGTGAAAAACGCTTTGATGTTGTTATAGCTTCTAATTCAGGTTATCCATTAGACCAAAATTTATATCAAACCGTTAAAGGCATGAGTGCGGCACATAAAGTTGTTAAAAAAGGCGGTAGCATTATTATGTTTTCAGAGTGTATTGATGGATATCCTGACCATGGTAATTTTGCTGAAATCTTGAAAATGGCAGATTCGCCACAGAAATTACTCGATATGATTAATGACCCTAAATTTGGGATGCTTGATCAATGGCAAGTTCAAAAGCAAGCCTCTATTCAAAATTTTGCAGACGTTTATTTATATTCAACGCTTAGCGACCAACAAGCACGAGATGCGATGATACATCCTATTCATAATATCGCTGACACACTCGAAGATCTTGAACATAAATATGGGCAAGATATGTCTATTGGCGTGATGCCTTTGGGTCCACTTACGATTCCATATGTAGAATCATAA
- a CDS encoding CdaR family transcriptional regulator, translating to MDVLTADIAALIVDETVKRTQHNINIMNFNGEILASYDKSRIGTRHEGACMVIEEGRTMVFSDSESEGMQGTQAGVNLPIIFQDNIVGVIGITGDPKALEQIADLVKMSTELLLYQNYFTYELEGNIRSQELLVEELLKSEPSKSFIQYLTQQLNTQLYTFRKCIIVNIEKQIFSKNSIVRTLASQLETQSFIIAFTNSNRIVILITGEVQNELDFKVKNIYQIFKRLKLDIQMASSLVFKHLKDFKNAYEECELVFMLNEHNQPLMSFEDVEEKTLLYQIDKEIRERYKKRVLGSLDLQSIETLKHFFKNDLNIAKTAKYLYIHRNTLLYRLEKCEAITGLNPKKYADALKLQIALWC from the coding sequence ATGGATGTCTTAACAGCAGATATAGCAGCATTAATCGTTGATGAAACTGTAAAAAGAACACAACACAATATCAATATAATGAATTTTAATGGAGAAATTCTTGCTTCTTATGATAAATCAAGAATTGGCACACGTCATGAAGGGGCATGTATGGTTATCGAAGAAGGGCGAACAATGGTATTTTCAGATAGTGAGAGTGAAGGTATGCAAGGTACACAAGCAGGTGTGAATTTACCGATTATTTTTCAAGATAATATCGTGGGTGTTATAGGAATTACAGGGGATCCTAAAGCATTGGAGCAAATAGCAGATCTCGTGAAAATGTCCACAGAACTATTACTGTATCAAAATTATTTTACATATGAATTGGAAGGTAACATACGTAGTCAGGAATTATTAGTTGAAGAATTATTGAAAAGTGAACCCTCAAAATCTTTCATTCAGTATTTAACCCAACAATTAAATACACAGTTATATACTTTTAGAAAATGCATTATTGTTAATATAGAGAAGCAAATATTTTCTAAAAATAGTATTGTTCGTACGTTAGCAAGTCAATTGGAGACGCAATCTTTTATTATTGCATTTACAAATTCCAATAGAATTGTCATTTTAATTACAGGCGAGGTACAAAATGAACTCGACTTTAAAGTTAAAAATATATATCAAATCTTTAAGAGGTTAAAGTTAGATATTCAAATGGCATCAAGTCTTGTATTTAAGCATTTAAAGGATTTTAAAAATGCATATGAAGAATGTGAACTTGTCTTTATGTTAAACGAGCACAATCAACCATTAATGTCATTTGAAGATGTTGAAGAAAAAACACTACTTTACCAAATTGATAAAGAAATTAGAGAGCGCTATAAGAAGCGAGTACTTGGTTCACTAGATTTACAAAGTATTGAAACACTAAAACACTTTTTTAAAAATGATTTAAACATTGCCAAAACCGCTAAGTATTTATATATTCATCGTAATACATTACTTTATCGCTTAGAAAAATGTGAAGCAATAACAGGATTAAATCCTAAAAAATATGCAGATGCTTTAAAATTACAAATAGCGCTGTGGTGCTAA
- the larB gene encoding nickel pincer cofactor biosynthesis protein LarB, whose protein sequence is MTEKHDPIESLLKAVKHNTLSIDEAKQQLSHYDELGFAKIDLHRKKRQGFPEVIFGEGKTKAQLIKIIESLLKHNEIILITRIDKSKANAIIAHYPQLEYHTIANIVCTPIDSIEKTKHYASIICAGTSDLPIAEEAAITAEVMGVSVQRFYDVGVSGIHRLFAHIEAIRKGKVSVVIAGMEGALSSVVSGLVDHPLYSVPTSIGYGANLEGVTTLLAMINSCAPGTSVLNIDNGFGGGYNAAMIVKMIESH, encoded by the coding sequence ATGACTGAAAAACATGATCCAATTGAATCCTTGCTTAAAGCAGTCAAACATAATACGCTTTCGATTGACGAAGCAAAACAGCAGTTAAGTCACTACGACGAACTTGGTTTTGCTAAAATCGATTTGCACAGAAAGAAACGTCAAGGATTTCCAGAAGTCATTTTTGGAGAAGGTAAAACTAAAGCTCAATTAATTAAAATTATTGAGAGTTTATTGAAGCACAATGAAATTATATTGATTACGCGTATCGATAAGTCAAAAGCAAATGCTATTATCGCACATTATCCACAACTCGAATATCATACTATTGCCAATATTGTATGCACACCTATAGACTCTATCGAAAAAACCAAACACTATGCTTCAATTATTTGTGCCGGTACGTCTGATTTGCCGATAGCCGAAGAAGCTGCGATTACTGCTGAAGTTATGGGTGTCTCTGTGCAACGCTTTTACGATGTTGGTGTATCAGGAATTCATCGCCTATTCGCACATATTGAGGCAATTCGTAAAGGAAAAGTATCCGTTGTAATTGCTGGAATGGAAGGCGCTTTATCTAGTGTAGTCTCAGGTTTGGTTGATCATCCCTTATACTCAGTACCAACGAGTATCGGATATGGCGCGAATCTAGAAGGTGTTACTACCCTTTTAGCTATGATTAATAGTTGTGCGCCTGGTACAAGTGTGTTGAATATCGATAATGGCTTTGGAGGCGGATATAACGCTGCCATGATTGTTAAAATGATTGAAAGTCATTAG
- a CDS encoding glycerate kinase yields MKIILAPDSFKGSMSATEVTQFMTESIREVYPLAEIHALPVGDGGEGTMEALVNATTGQFIPVNVTGPLGNKVRAQYGILGDNETCVIEMAEASGLKHVPEHRLNAMLTTTFGTGEIIKHALDKGYTKFILAIGGSATNDGGAGMLQALGAQLIDDFGNQINFGGGNLQHIKQIDLSSFDDRIAHSEFTIATDVQNPFIGPDGASHVFAKQKGASEIERQQLDKYMAHWANIIESYTGIRLHTLPGAGAAGGLGGAFKAFFPSHFEDGIQVVIAHTHLESYLPNADLLITGEGKIDFQTFFGKTPIGIAKCAKRYNVPVIFIGGTVDIDIEQYKDFGVVSAFSLSDGPRSLAETIANSEKLIKKATKNIVRTFFHN; encoded by the coding sequence TTGAAAATTATTCTAGCTCCAGATTCATTCAAAGGAAGTATGTCAGCTACAGAAGTGACACAATTTATGACTGAGAGTATCAGAGAAGTCTATCCATTAGCAGAGATACACGCCTTACCTGTCGGAGATGGTGGCGAAGGAACTATGGAAGCTTTAGTTAATGCTACTACTGGCCAATTTATCCCCGTTAATGTAACCGGTCCGCTAGGTAATAAAGTGCGTGCACAGTACGGAATATTAGGCGATAACGAAACATGTGTCATTGAAATGGCAGAAGCATCTGGCTTAAAGCATGTTCCAGAGCATCGCTTAAATGCTATGCTGACTACAACTTTTGGTACTGGTGAAATAATTAAACATGCTTTAGACAAAGGATATACTAAATTTATTTTAGCTATCGGTGGTTCTGCAACGAATGATGGTGGCGCTGGTATGTTACAAGCGTTAGGTGCACAGTTAATAGATGATTTTGGTAATCAGATCAATTTTGGTGGCGGTAACTTACAACATATTAAGCAAATTGATTTATCTTCTTTCGATGATCGTATTGCACACAGTGAATTTACAATCGCTACAGATGTACAAAATCCATTCATTGGTCCGGATGGTGCTTCTCATGTATTTGCCAAACAAAAAGGTGCTTCGGAAATTGAGCGCCAACAACTAGATAAATATATGGCACATTGGGCAAATATCATAGAAAGTTACACAGGTATTCGTCTACATACCCTACCAGGCGCTGGTGCTGCTGGAGGACTTGGTGGTGCCTTCAAAGCATTTTTTCCAAGTCATTTTGAAGATGGAATCCAAGTCGTTATTGCCCACACTCATTTAGAAAGCTATTTACCGAATGCAGATTTACTAATTACCGGTGAAGGCAAAATAGATTTTCAAACATTTTTTGGAAAAACACCTATAGGGATTGCGAAATGTGCCAAACGCTATAATGTTCCAGTTATTTTTATCGGAGGTACTGTGGATATAGACATTGAACAATATAAAGATTTCGGTGTAGTTAGTGCTTTTAGTTTATCGGATGGTCCAAGGTCACTTGCAGAGACAATAGCAAATTCGGAAAAATTAATAAAAAAAGCAACTAAGAATATTGTAAGAACATTTTTCCATAACTAA